From Trichoderma atroviride chromosome 1, complete sequence, one genomic window encodes:
- a CDS encoding uncharacterized protein (TransMembrane:1 (n6-13c18/19o460-477i)~CAZy:GH76), translating to MRFMRSVNAAAAASSAMTAPRSLDVKNSASVRNVAATLAFDAMSYYKGNLSAADSVNMGDLQDPYYWWTAGALWGSMLDYYHFTNDSTYNDVVIQALLAPTNLGAQHAYMPSEHAFEEGNDDLFFWGSAAIAAAERNFPQPNSTLPSWLDLGANVFNQLASRWSNQHCGGGLLWQIYASNPNGLTYKNSVSNGGFFQIAARMARATGNNTYLDWAEKVWDWSMDIGFIDHESFHVYDGAGIDTNCTKTNVASFTYTSGIYLYGAAIMANYTKKPEWTLRTQQLLDGAGWFFTPPNATAKNVMYEGACETVGRCDADMTTFKAYLARFMWQTTQMVPSLRSKVESLLIPSAQAAAATCTGGSTGRACGQKWYTGEYDDIPGLGQEMNALETIQGLLIDGAAPPLEAKDIKTVRDITWGAQDAQSAKASDASTPTPLETARRGISGDAKPTNSAGVRPNLEMGPLVVVGLGMLLATWGLA from the exons ATGAGGTTTATGAGAAGTGTCAAtgccgctgcggctgctAGTTCAGCCATGACAGCTCCCAGGTCGTTGGATGTGAAGAATTCAG CCTCGGTTCGAAATGTCGCCGCTACTCTTGCCTTTGACGCCATGTCCTACTACAAGGGCAACCTCTCTGCCGCAGACTCTGTCAACATGGGAGATCTCCAAGATCCCTACTACTGGTGGACGGCTGGCGCACTCTGGGGATCGATGCTGGACTACTACCACTTCACCAACGACTCGACTTACAACGACGTTGTCATCCAGGCTCTCCTGGCGCCCACGAATCTCGGAGCCCAGCACGCCTACATGCCCTCGGAGCACGCCTTTGAAGAGGGCAACGACGATCTTTTCTTCTGGGGCTCGgctgccatcgccgctgcCGAGCGAAACTTTCCTCAGCCAAACAGCACGCTGCCCTCGTGGCTGGACTTGGGAGCTAATGTCTTCAACCAGCTTGCGAGCCGCTGGAGCAACCAGCACTGCGGCGGCGGTCTTTTATGGCAAATCTATGCTTCCAACCCGAATGGCCTGACTTACAAGAACAGCGTTAGCAACGGTGGCTTCTTTCAGATTGCCGCTCGGATGGCCCGCGCCACTGGCAACAACACATATTTGGACTGGGCCGAGAAGGTTTGGGATTGGTCCATGGATATCGGCTTCATCGATCATGAGTCGTTTCACGTTTACGACGGCGCCGGTATCGACACCAACTGCACCAAGACAAACGTCGCGTCCTTCACTTACACTAGCGGCATCTACTTGTACGgagccgccatcatggcaaacTACACAAAGAAGCCTGAGTGGACTCTGAGAACCCAACAACTTCTCGATGGCGCCGGATGGTTCTTCACACCGCCCAACGCTACGGCCAAGAATGTCATGTACGAAGGTGCCTGCGAAACCGTCGGTCGATGCGATGCCGACATGACCACGTTCAAGGCCTATCTCGCCCGCTTCATGTGGCAGACTACGCAAATGGTTCCTTCACTGCGCAGCAAAGTCGAGAGCCTCCTTATTCCCAGCgcccaggctgctgctgctacatgCACGGGAGGCTCTACTGGCCGCGCCTGCGGACAGAAGTGGTACACTGGCGAGTACGATGACATCCCCGGCCTGGGCCAAGAGATGAATGCACTGGAGACAATTCAGGGGCTCTTGATTGACGGCGCTGCTCCGCCCCTGGAGGCCAAAGACATCAAGACGGTACGAGACATCACCTGGGGGGCCCAAGATGCTCAGAGCGCCAAGGCGAGCGATGCATCAACACCGACGCCCTTGGAAACTGCCAGGCGAGGCATTTCAGGAGATGCGAAGCCGACAAACTCTGCTGGTGTGCGGCCGAACCTTGAAATGGGACCGCTTGTGGTTGTTGGTCTCGGCATGTTGCTGGCGACTTGGGGGCTGGCTTGA
- a CDS encoding uncharacterized protein (EggNog:ENOG41~SECRETED:SignalP(1-24)), producing MRRSMSLSLYGFLWSWLLHSLVHCQILSNLVQLEAPGNFSASCSATFNQSIACSLSLSRVASGSLVPTSNDLPKICTDACLSDLKSLRTRQVKVCNGSDVAVIEGLAYPATYTTDLLLFTYNYTCIKNATASDYCFPDFWEWNNDTTAATSAQLCSDCNLRIQQAQLQSPFGYDDDAASDYASLTTSTMKLASAIVTTATTATPSCKSIYTIKKNDTCRSVSESQKVATFHLMQANNLPGYCSQFPPAGSDLCIPQSCNLYTVASNDTCYGIAQAHNGTFSATQLISWNPNINRQCSNLNQIAGYQICVSFPGPPSVVATGSESITTPVAAIPTNLAKNTTTNCGKYYLAVDGDSCASISMAMGISLGDFYFLNPMINSTCGNLWLDTYYCVEAVGNIATYSNYNHASVGVKGGPCHQLDAPASCFVTTYRTTHPFTWPAVGQARTKTTAPFPKATLMKDLPLAPGTQDCGSFTQYYNSSRSNSNQCGMVAWVFTLKVTDFVAWNPSLSYNATNPSTCVLLPGYRYCIGGAFTHKYESNQHFPRRWYQ from the exons ATGCGCCGTTCAATGTCTCTCTCACTCTACGGCTTT CTATGGAGCTGGCTCCTACATTCGCTGGTGCATTGTCAAATCCTCTCGAATCTTGTTCAGCTTGAGGCCCCGGGAAACTTTTCCGCGTCTTGCAG TGCCACCTTTAACCAGAGCATTGCATGTagtctctccctctctcgAGTCGCATCAGGATCCCTTGTCCCTACCTCGAACGATCTCCCAAAGATCTGCACTGATGCCTGTTTGAGCGATCTGAAGAGCTTACGGACAAGGCAGGTCAAGGTTTGTAATGGCTCAGACGTGGCGGTTATCGAAGGGTTGGCGTATCCTGCAACGTATACCACAGATCTTCTCTTGTTTACCTACAACTACACGTGCATAAAGAATGC GACTGCGAGCGATTACTGCTTTCCAGACTTCTGGGAGTGGAATAATGATACAACAGCCGCGACCTCTGCTCAGCTATGTTCAGACTGCAATCTGCGAATCCAGCAGGCCCAGCTACAATCGCCATTCGGATATGACGATGATGCGGCCAGCGATTACGCATCACTGACAACCTC GACAATGAAACTCGCTTCCGCCATAgttactactgctactactgctacacCTTCCTGCAAGTCAATATATACCATCAAGAAGAACGACACTTGCAGATCCGTCAGCGAGTCTCAAAAGGTGGCCACATTCCATCTCATGCAAGCCAATAACCTGCCCGGATACTGTTCGCAATTTCCGCCGGCCGGATCAGACTTGTGCATCCCCCAGAGCTGCAATCTTTATACAGTGGCAAGTAATGACACTTGCTACGGAATTGCGCAAGCTCATAATGGGACGTTCTCTGCCACGCAATTGATCTCTTGGAATCCCAACATTAACCGGCAGTGCTCAAACCTGAACCAGATTGCTGGATATCAAATCTGTGTAAG CTTCCCAGGGCCACCAAGTGTCGTTGCAACAGGAAGTGAGTCCATCACAACTCCAGTCGC AGCAATCCCTACAAACCTGGCTAAAAATACAACAACGAATT gCGGTAAATACTACTTGGCCGTAGACGGCGATAGTTGCGCAAGCATATCCATGGCCATGGGCATTTCCCTTGGAGACTTCTACTTCCTAAACCCCATGATAAACAGCACATGTGGTAATCTATGGCTTGATACATACTACTGCGTCGAAGCCGTAGGCAACATTGCTACATATTCCAACTATAATCA CGCCAGCGTGGGCGTCAAAGGAGGCCCTTGCCATCAATTGGATGCCCCCGCTAGCTGTTTTGTCACGACGTATAGAACTACGCATCCCTTCACTTGGCCTGCGGTTGGCCAAGCTAGGACGAAGACCACCGCTCCCTTCCCGAAAGCGACATTGATGAAAGATCTGCCTTTGGCACCTGGAACTCAAGATTGTGGCAGCTTTACTCAGTACTATAATTCTTCGCGTTCCAACAGCAACCAGTGTGGCATGGTAGCGTGGGTCTTTACAC TCAAGGTTACCGACTTTGTTGCATGGAATCCGTCTCTCTCGTACAACGCGACCAACCCATCTACCTGTGTTCTTTTGCCAGGCTACCGCTATTGCATCGGGGGGGCATTCACCCACAAGTATGAGAGCAACCAGCACTTTCCACGCAGGTGGTATCAGTAG
- a CDS encoding uncharacterized protein (CAZy:GH18) produces the protein MESDMPSSLFAQTTGLRALNSDADDVEIFVSIGGWSFSDNSTATQPVFSDIAASEANRNTFAKNLVDFLTEYGFDGVDFDWEYPGAPDRRGKREDTKNYVLLLRAVRQAFDSSGGRYGISFTAPSSLWYLQWFDLPGMIEYADWINLMTYDLHGAWDSMDAIGSIVQAHTNLTEIKSTLDLLWRVNIPPKKVIMGLGFYGRSFTLSHPSCATPGCPFSEAAAPGICSKKAGILAYFEIMDILDKQKPKVIWDKADAVKYFQFGAAKDQWVSYDDKDTFTQKVEYANSIGLGGVLIWSVDQDTTNSDALGGLVGKNAAGITKHSHASKSVAGSWASQNGQKCVKTDCLSDSEIGTWGTDFSIAPNGNAFRDNCGKKKNRYIVCPTDAMPSTCQWRGGETTKLCHGQCHAGEVTLFHSKHATVNCLAPGLQAFCCQSNTWSALVDSCTWSSDTTCPSSKTWVAQKNVITEERQLVDTDYIVTPVAYCCDSAFDDCHWIGKGTCDQNECADYEIELALDDVGNSTEWCANGLNNRQKVLCCTPPQKLNPFLPVPLANLFPTLPPATYVPDFHIESLQNSSISSGSDTVTGAFGMVVIDGPPNVVTSLSARDDSHIQFLDCERSEKRDAKSVYTARYICIDDSPQSNCNAVHEGGANGTIVKLPEGCGFATYGVVKDIRLSTNLTVEHELQKRAPSLNPPVYEMDISYDYSLVKRDSGTVYVRIDYGDSLGYWNDIVRGDAITKRGLDESIDKRFWSPDAKVWADELNAIRYSDSRPQRSLVLEQSDFSQVLFSQDQSAHCGGKDGFMLIELEGSVKSEIRFGVTMVGTISPEINFEETYGYFDANMAYSGTLMLNSKASVDIDGSTKFVPVFATDISNYAFSEPGMVSFTPKMNIQTSLMGHGQINSDFVLSFRAGTDGYARSNEPLSLGDPKGDVANIVGPESWAGFAGGAPNKGLSKRGCTESTLLGVYLDMQTWLDIDVFGFGTDEEAADGRFLIDVPHYIRVISDSGNISVISADRQVGIEAYSTGISSAWETDDSSHLVGSIGKPYIYTSGLSNPAPPRTAPDWGTDSVIEGDYCSCSDNRAATLTCCYLGTNMAQFDSDWNGDSEDGLPVADKRSFDLDPRGTGGRREFHVHTPSGATFIIRSHTYPNGRNGAYLVGVNTQAGYYNLANAANCSDVSITSSGPQNSDYVTEHIVELGTFGLMLDWMMFGTFTLPDGSVVRSRYTPIPEALLGTGGLFQTAWDQWPSSRMTSTSTPMDDIWTAFGDTTNPGVLVNCEKIFNGVKMQIWQGNNPMSKDTWKANNFDDTSDKNGKVAAEGGISTIRLATSIFSYLNDQVINDNMAIIFNSMHATFTQFDEEVARGGPERQYCRHVFRICLLRLDPATRRRTSVGRNTH, from the exons ATGGAGTCCGATATGCCCAGTTCTCTTTTCGCCCAAACAACGGGCCTTCGGGCGCTTAATTCGGATGCGGATGATGTTGAAATCTTTGTATCCATAGGCGGGTGGTCGTTCTCAGACAACTCTACAGCCACTCAGCCCGTGTTTTCCGACATTGCTGCGAGCGAAGCAAATCGAAATACCTTTGCCAAAAATCTTGTCGACTTTCTGACAGAATACGGATTTGATGGAG TTGACTTTGACTGGGAATATCCCGGCGCTCCTGATAGACGGGGCAAGAGAGAGGACACCAAAAACTACGTTCTTCTCCTACGGGCTGTACGACAAGCTTTTGATAGCTCTGGCGGACGCTATGGCATCAGCTTCACAGCTCCCAGCTCCCTCTGGTACTTGCAATGGTTTGATCTTCCAGGCATGATTGAGTATGCCGACTGGATCAATCTCATGA CCTACGATTTGCACGGAGCTTGGGATTCAATGGATGCTATTGGTAGTATTGTCCAGGCCCATACTAACCTGACAGAAATCAAATCAACGCTCGATCTTCTCTGGCGAGTCAACATTCCTCCCAAGAAGGTCATCATGGGCCTCGGCTTCTATGGCCGCTCGTTCACGTTATCACATCCGTCTTGCGCAACACCTGGCTGTCCATTTTCTGAAGCCGCAGCGCCAGGAATATGCTCCAAGAAAGCCGGCATACTTGCTTATTTTGAAATCATGGACATTTTGGACAAACAGAAACCCAAAGTTATTTGGGACAAGGCCGATGCCGTCAAATACTTCCAATTCGGAGCCGCAAAAGATCAGTGGGTAAGCTACGATGACAAAGATACATTTACACAAAAGGTAGAATATGCCAACAGCATTGG ACTTGGAGGTGTGTTGATCTGGTCTGTCGATCAAGACACCACAAACTCCGATGCCCTTGGAGGACTTGTTGGCAAAAATGCCGCTGGAATCACCAAGCATAGCCATGCTTCCAAATCCGTTGCAGGCAGCTGGGCTAGCCAAAACGGCCAAAAATGCGTCAAGACCGACTGTCTCAGCGACTCTGAGATCGGAACATGGGGCACCGACTTTTCGATTGCGCCAAACGGCAATGCATTCCGAGATAATTgcgggaaaaagaagaacagatACATTGTCTGTCCCACCGATGCTATGCCCAGCACTTGTCAATGGAGAGGTGGCGAGACGACTAAACTTTGCCACGGACAATGCCATGCAGGAGAAGTGACTCTGTTCCATTCCAAGCATGCAACCGTTAATTGCCTGGCCCCGGGTTTGCAGGCATTCTGCTGCCAATCCAACACTTGGAGTGCCTTGGTTGACTCTTGCACCTGGTCATCGGACACTACCTGTCCGTCCTCAAAGACTTGGGTTGCCCAGAAGAATGTTATTACCGAAGAGCGCCAGCTCGTAGATACCGATTACATTGTAACACCAGTGGCCTACTGTTGTGATTCTGCTTTTGATGATTGTCATTGGATTGGGAAAGGCACTTGTGACCAGAATGAGTGCGCTGA CTACGAAATCGAATTGGCCCTTGATGATGTTGGAAATTCGACGGAGTGGTGCGCCAATGGCCTCAACAACCGGCAGAAAGTATTGTGTTGCACTCCGCCGCAGAAGCTCAATCCATTCCTGCCGGTACCTCTGGCAAATCTC TTCCCTACTTTACCACCCGCCACCTATGTGCCGGATTTCCATATTGAGTCTCTTCAGAActcgtcaatctcatctggcTCAGATACAGTCACCGGGGCTTTTGGAA TGGTGGTAATTGATGGGCCTCCTAATGTAGTGACCAGCTTGAGTGCACGAGATGATTCCCACATCCAGTTTCTAGACTGTGAGCGAAGCGAGAAACGAGATGCAAAGTCTGTTTATACAGCTCGTTATATCTGCATAGACGATTCACCTCAGTCCAATTGTAATGCGGTTCATGAGGGTGGTGCCAACGGCACCATCGTGAAACTCCCTGAGGGCTGCGGCTTTGCGACTTATGGAGTCGTCAAGGATATTCGCTTATCGACCAACCTCACAGTCGAACACGAGTTACAAAAGAGAGCTCCATCGCTTAATCCTCCAGTGTACGAGATGGATATTTCCTACGATTACTCGCTTGTCAAGCGCGATTCTGGAACTGTATATGTACGAATCGATTATGGGGATTCTCTGGGCTACTGGAATGATATCGTGCGTGGAGACGCCATTACAAAGAGAGGCCTAGACGAATCCATTGACAAGCGTTTTTGGAGTCCTGATGCGAAAGTATGGGCGGACGAACTCAATGCTATTCGGTATAGCGACTCCCGTCCCCAACGTTCTCTGGTGTTGGAACAGTCGGATTTTTCCCAGGTCTTGTTTTCGCAAGATCAGTCGGCCCATTGTGGTGGGAAAGATGGGTTTATGCTCATCGAACTCGAAGGCTCAG TGAAAAGCGAAATCCGATTTGGAGTTACAATGGTGGGAACTATTTCTCCTGAAATCAATTTCGAAGAAACGTACGGGTATTTTGATGCCAACATGGCTTACTCGGGCACTCTCATGCTGAATAGCAAAGCATCAGTCGATATTGACGGCAGTACCAAGTTTGTTCCTGTTTTCGCAACGGACATCTCCAACTACGCATTCAGCGAGCCCGGAATGGTCTCGTTTACTCCCAAGATGAATATCCAAACGAGCTTGATGGGACACGGACAGATCAATTCAGACTTTGTGCTCAGTTTCAGGGCGGGGACCGACGGCTATGCCCGATCAAACGAGCCTCTGTCACTGGGAGATCCGAAAGGAGATGTCGCAAATATAGTAGGCCCCGAATCTTGGGCTGGGTTTGCAGGCGGAGCGCCGAATAAAGGCTTATCCAAGAGAGGGTGCACTGAATCAACACTCTTGGGAGTCTATCTCGATATGCAGACATGGCTAGATATCGATGTTTTTGGCTTTGGGACTgacgaagaagccgccgACGGACGATTTCTCATTGATGTCCCGCATTACATCCGCGTTATAAGTGACAGTGGCAACATCAGTGTTATCAGCGCAGATCGACAGGTTGGCATTGAAGCGTATTCGACTGGTATTTCATCCGCATGGGAGACTGATGACTCCAGCCATCTAGTTGGCTCTATTGGAAAGCCGTACATCTACACTTCCGGCCTCTCAAACCCGGCGCCTCCTCGTACAGCACCCGACTGGGGTACTGACAGTGTCATCGAGGGCGATTATTGCAGCTGCTCTGATAACAGGGCAGCCACACTCACCTGCTGCTACTTGGGCACTAACATGGCACAGTTTGATTCAGATTGGAACGGCGATTCAGAAGATGGTTTGCCAGTCGCGGACAAGAGAAGCTTTGATCTTGATCCCAGGGGCACTGGCGGTCGCAGAGAGTTTCATGTGCACACCCCCTCCGGCGCTACTTTTATCATCAGATCTCATACATATCCAAACGGGAGAAACGGTGCATACCTCGTAGGAGTCAACACACAAGCAGGTTACTACAACTTGGCCAATGCAGCCAACTGCAGCGACGTCTCCATCACATCTTCTGGTCCACAGAATAGTGATTATGTGACGGAACATATTGTGGAACTAGGCACCTTCGGCCTCATGCTCGATTGGATGATGTTTGGCACTTTCACTCTACCCGATGGCTCTGTTGTAAGGAGCCGATATACGCCCATTCCGGAGGCATTGCTAGGCACAGGAGGCCTGTTCCAAACAGCCTGGGATCAGTGGCCGTCGAGTCGTATGACCTCGACGTCAACACCTATGGATGACATCTGGACTGCATTTGGTGATACGACAAATCCTGGTGTGCTCGT
- a CDS encoding uncharacterized protein (EggNog:ENOG41~TransMembrane:7 (n7-18c25/26o86-105i112-131o151-169i176-195o231-257i278-295o315-333i)~SECRETED:SignalP(1-27)), whose product MSTASGLVAWPMLGLILFSFHISHAGACHNTKRWSSFDKTFKLETLLRPLLQAKYDGTISYVAMNSTVLDCPVQGNPDLYGLGIRVGIYIQMITVQLSGLASAILKTEDSLGQGTIIFVLATGIVLINLLQQAAGSSVQPDGTTILQPVEVFPILTLLLAQVGVCRVPYWKGQTTALIYTFEVGGLIALFAWFWWHGMDTLPHTCHDDKAFFFAKVSIWHWFRTLNKVGSVFAIIGGVVSVLFYLGAIILFTFVRGVSFVKRFNDKSSGRSKEDDNPMNYGPLDFLVNIGAIVYVEMALKWNNISGVHSLAAPGQFMPFFIALAQLLSVFYGFGSTALNLAAEDVSLSDLGDEGTAFLLDQSCACNEFSLLTLLMVDEEELECPHGKRGNKANSANHVIEMNAVVVANGK is encoded by the exons ATGTCCACAGCATCGGGTCTCGTTGCATGGCCGATGCTGGgtctcatcctcttctcatTTCATATAAGCCACGCTGGAGCCTGCCACAACACCAAGAGATGGAGTAGTTTCGACAAAACATTCAAACTCGAAACTCTGTtgcggcctcttctccagGCCAAATACGACGGTACCATATCATACGTAGCCATGAACTCCACCGTCCTAGACTGCCCCGTCCAGGGCAACCCCGATCTCTACGGCCTGGGCATCCGCGTCGGCATCTATATCCAGATGATCACCGTCCAGCTCTCGGGCCTCGCCAGCGCCATCCTCAAGACCGAGGACTCCCTCGGCCAGGGCACAATCATCTTCGTGCTGGCGACCGGCATCGTGCTCATCAACCTCCTGCAGCAGGCCGCCGGCAGCTCCGTGCAGCCCGACGGCACCACCATCCTGCAGCCGGTCGAGGTGTTCCCCATcctgacgctgctgctggcccagGTGGGCGTCTGCCGCGTGCCGTACTGGAAGGGCCAGACGACGGCGCTCATCTACACGTTCGAGGTCGGCGGCCTGATTGCGCTGTTTGCCTGGTTCTggtggcatggcatggacaCGCTGCCGCACACGTGCCACGACGAcaaggccttcttctttgccaagGTGAGCATCTGGCATTGGTTCCGGACCCTTAACAAGGTGGGATCCGTGtttgccatcatcggcgGAGTTGTCTCGGTCCTCTTTTACCTTGGAG CCATCATTCTATTCACCTTTGTTAGGGGAGTCAGCTTCGTCAAGAGATTCAACGACAAAAGCAGCGGCAGGTCCAAAGAGGACGACAACCCCATGAACTACGGGCCCCTCGATTTCCTGGTCAACATTGGCGCCATTGTGTACGTCGAGATGGCGCTCAAGTGGAATAACATCTCTGGCGTGCACAGCTTGGCCGCGCCGGGGCAGTTTATGCCCTTCTTCATTGCCTTGGCCCAGCTCTTGAGCGTCTTTTACGGCTTTGGATCGACAGCGCTGAATCTAGCTGCGGAAGATGTGAGCCTTTCGGACTTGGGAGATGAAGGTACGGCTTTCCTGCTTGATCAATCTTGTGCATGCAATGAATTCTCTTTACTAACATTGTTGATGGTagatgaagaagagttggAATGTCCTCATGGCAAGAGAGGGAATAAAGCAAATAGCGCAAATCATGTCATTGAAATGAATGCTGTGGTTGTTGCGAATGGAAAATAA
- a CDS encoding uncharacterized protein (EggNog:ENOG41~SECRETED:SignalP(1-29)), which produces MTRPGLKSFTAPWLALLGLLALYPADATAHGESPQATAATPTVTAAPIYLPYYDERSWSLVRGSIISTDPSASRTTYTIFCPTQTPLACDLSLEFPFVIVEGPDTLEFHGTVTSTYIADVECDLNGTTAATCSGYSSYKSGYTNGPRTGPTQVSWTSTFTGSELQWGTLTLADCPGATDGAADTSGVMATPTAPSGMMYEPSPTSLGSNLRIPQLRSLYGLVAGIVAICLAL; this is translated from the exons ATGACCAGACCTGGCCTGAAATCATTCACCGCGCCATGGCTCGCCCTTCTGGGGCTGCTCGCTCTTTATCCTGCCGACGCGACGGCGCATGGCGAATCTCCCCAAGCCACGGCTGCGACGCCGACTGTGACGGCTGCTCCCATCTATCTGCCGTATTACGATGAGCGGTCGTGGTCGCTGGTCCGGGGGAGCATCATTTCAACA GATCCTTCGGCTAGTAGGACCACATACACCATCTTTTGCCCGACACAGACGCCTCTAGCGTGCGACTTGTCTCTTGAATTCCCCTTTGTCATCGTAGAAGGTCCCGACACGCTCGAGTTCCATGGAACCGTGACGTCGACATa CATTGCCGATGTGGAATGCGACTTGAACGGCACGACGGCAGCAACGTGCTCGGGTTACTCCAGCTATAAATCCGGCTACACAAACGGGCCTCGCACTGGTCCAACGCAGGTTTCGTGGACATCTACATTTACTGGTTCCGAGCTGCAGTGGGgaaccttgaccttggccgaCTGCCCAGGGGCAAccgatggcgctgctgataCTTCCGGGGTCATGGCGACGCCAACAGCTCCTTCGGGGATGATGTATGAGCCCTCGCCGACGTCGTTGGGGTCGAATCTGCGTATACCCCAACTGCGGTCTCTCTACGGGCTAGTGGCAGGCATCGTTGCTATCTGTCTAGCATTATAA
- a CDS encoding uncharacterized protein (EggNog:ENOG41~CAZy:AA11~SECRETED:SignalP(1-16)) produces MKLLASILGLAALAQAHMELTWPYAFRSKFNPNVPESLRDYSMTSPLLASGSNYPCKGYHVDFNRPEGKSTVTWQAGGTYNFSLSGSATHEGGSCQVSLSYDQAKTWKVVHSWIGSCPLTPSWTFTLPNDTPAGDALFAWTWFNKIGNREMYMNCAHVTILGRSGFDFDERSPSDPYGSRPAQFVANVNNGCGTLEGKDVLFPNPGPDTDLKSLGTAPPTGSCPSGNQRAQPLTV; encoded by the coding sequence ATGAAGCTGCTCGCTTCCATTCTTGGCCTCGCCGCCCTGGCTCAGGCCCATATGGAACTGACCTGGCCATATGCCTTCCGTTCCAAGTTCAACCCCAACGTGCCCGAGTCCTTAAGAGACTACAGTATGACCAGCCCTCTCTTGGCCAGCGGAAGCAACTATCCTTGCAAGGGATATCACGTCGACTTCAACAGGCCCGAGGGCAAGTCGACCGTTACCTGGCAGGCCGGAGGCACCTACAACTTTAGTCTTTCCGGCTCTGCGACTCATGAAGGCGGCAGCTGTCAAGTTTCGCTGTCCTACGACCAGGCCAAGACGTGGAAGGTCGTCCACTCTTGGATCGGCTCGTGCCCTCTCACGCCTTCGTGGACGTTTACCCTCCCCAACGACACGCCTGCTGGAGACGCCCTCTTCGCCTGGACCTGGTTCAACAAGATTGGCAACCGAGAGATGTACATGAACTGCGCTCATGTTACCATCCTGGGCCGCAGTGGcttcgactttgacgagCGCAGCCCGTCTGATCCTTATGGAAGCCGCCCCGCCCAGTTTGTTGCCAATGTCAACAATGGCTGCGGTACTCTTGAGGGCAAAGACGTCTTGTTCCCCAACCCGGGCCCGGATACTGATCTGAAGTCTCTGGGGACTGCTCCGCCAACTGGCAGTTGTCCTTCTGGAAACCAGAGAGCTCAACCCTTGACTGTCTAA
- a CDS encoding uncharacterized protein (EggNog:ENOG41~TransMembrane:7 (o12-32i44-62o68-86i98-116o148-169i190-209o229-250i)), with product MATQCPSGNSDLYGIGVRVGLYAQWVATLLVTVFDPKTESTYRIANLIIQWSIFLGLCTQSSQGDPVVGAIITQYLLFGSLSSVTGDGIKHFSHFSGIFRVVFYTAVAAYGCWFWYEGVDVMSIEGCPDIAFFSGVTIHGWFRTLGKVVSVLGLVVCVSLLFYSVYATATRFSNGLREGFERRPKVRPQVELALLVLSMALIGISIYLVEHLIMVNNVDGVGIPEIGTVGQLIPLLAGGLGCAMSIWKILVHRLFLRKRCWFLFGYHL from the coding sequence ATGGCGACCCAGTGCCCCAGCGGCAACTCTGACCTCTACGGCATCGGCGTCCGCGTCGGTCTCTATGCCCAATGGGTCGCCACGCTCCTCGTCACTGTCTTCGACCCCAAGACGGAGAGCACGTACCGCATCGCCAACCTCATCATCCAGTGGTCCATCTTCCTGGGCCTCTGCACGCAGTCCAGCCAGGGCGACCCCGtcgtcggcgccatcatcacgcAGTACCTGCTCTTCGGCTCCCTCTCCAGCGTGACGGGCGACGGCATCAAGCACTTTAGCCACTTTTCGGGCATCTTCCGCGTCGTCTTCTACACGGCCGTGGCCGCCTACGGCTGCTGGTTCTGGTACGAGGGCGTCGACGTAATGTCCATCGAGGGCTGCCCCGACATTGCCTTTTTCAGCGGCGTGACTATCCACGGATGGTTCCGCACGCTGGGGAAAGTCGTGTCCGTCTTGGGACTTGTGGTTTGCGTGTCTTTACTCTTTTACAGCGTTTatgcgacggcgacgagattTAGCAACGGCTTGCGAGAGGGATTTGAGCGCAGACCAAAGGTTCGCCCGCAGGTCGAGCTAGCGCTCTTGGTGCtgtcgatggccttgatcggGATATCCATCTACTTGGTGGAGCATCTCATCATGGTGAACAACGTCGATGGAGTGGGAATTCCCGAGATTGGCACGGTTGGCCAGCTGATTCCGCTGTTGGCCGGTGGCTTGGGATGCGCAATGAGCATTTGGAAGATTCTGGTGCACCGTCTGTTTTTGAGGAAGAGATGCTGGTTCCTGTTTGGCTACCATCTTTAA